In Toxoplasma gondii ME49 chromosome VIII, whole genome shotgun sequence, a single genomic region encodes these proteins:
- a CDS encoding heat shock protein hslv, putative (encoded by transcript TGME49_272230), which translates to MAVCAAFRRFRLDGPLCSSAFPGRSRGATWMLSSACCSKRNYSASPQTPFSFQNGRAVCNRAVVGDSSSSSSARRFFSASSKFPFAAPSLSQSPSRFSGTRRLYTYGAPAAGGVEHCAGFDRSRFTASPFVPPRHATTILCVRKGDQVCVAGDGMVSQGQMIVKPNARKVRRLQDGVVCGFAGATADCFTLLEKLEAKLEEYPGQLLRSCVELAKQWRTDRYLRHLEAVLIVADKKMSLEVSGVGDVLESHDGILGVGSGGPYAVAAARALYDIDGLSAHEICKRSMAIAASMCCHTNDRVIFEVLENEAKPMETPQSSPVSTDVRQISDSSSAQTSP; encoded by the exons ATGGCAGTTTGCGCTGCTTTTCGCCGTTTCCGCCTAGATGGCCCCCTCTGCTCTAGTGCCTTTCCTGGAAGGTCGCGAGGAGCGACGTGGATGCTTTCATCCGCGTGCTGTTCAAAACGAAATTACTCAGCTTCCCCGCAGACTCCTTTCAGCTTTCAGAACGGCCGAGCCGTGTGCAACCGGGCAGTTGTTGGCGactcttcctcatcttcgtctgccaggcgttttttctccgcttcctcaAAGTTTCCGTTTGCTGCACCGTCTTTGTCTCAGagtccttctcgtttctccggCACCAGGCGCCTCTACACCTACGGGGCGCCTGCAGCGGGAGGTGTCGAGCACTGCGCTGGTTTCGACAGATCGAGGTTCACCGCTTCCCCTTTCGTTCCGCCTCGTCACGCGACAACGATTCTCTGCGTTCGAAAGGGAGACCAAGTG TGCGTTGCCGGCGACGGAATGGTTTCTCAGGGACAGATG ATCGTCAAGCCAAACGCCAGGAAGGTCCGGCGTCTGCAAGATGGCGTCGTTTGCGGCTTCGCTGGAGCAACGGCGGATTGTTTCACCCTTTTAGAAAAATTGGAAGCAAAACTCGAAGAGTATCCGG gCCAGCTGCTGCGGTCGTGTGTGGAGCTTGCGAAGCAGTGGCGAACTGATCGCTACTTGCGCCATCTGGAG GCGGTGCTCATCGTGGCGGATAAAAAAATGTCTTTGGAAGTTAGTGGAGTCGGAGATGTTCTGGAATCTCACGATGGAATTCTTGGTGTGGGCTCCGGAGGACCTTACGCAGTTG CGGCCGCAAGAGCTCTGTATGATATCGATGGTCTCAGCGCCCATGAGATCTGCAAACGATCGATGGCAATTGCTGCAA GTATGTGTTGCCACACGAACGACCGAGTGATTTTCGAGGTTTTGGAAAACGAAGCGAAACCCATGGAGACACCTCAGTCCAGTCCAGTCTCGACGGACGTCCGGCAGATTTCAGATTCAAGCAGCGCGCAAACGTCGCCGTAA
- a CDS encoding hypothetical protein (encoded by transcript TGME49_272210~Predicted trans-membrane domain (TMHMM2.0):12-35) has product MKGFPVSRGSSPLPPLLHCLVVFFILVAFKALFSPQADIYTPLLGATATILQKRVLLPTLSYPSRREAAACRAAGSLSRPKFGDSTNLNSFCPPARNPFLTAGKSSRKNPEHSCFWTFCPGFSPEKGDGNSTPECRREHIDNLVTKGAHSRNFPLHSPPLCGKFARHETTDYPCRFVNAVDFYSLEVHPNYCVPDNGTRLAAACAFPRTFVRGRLDFAPQHASGRVLPAFHCSISHLKHQQSSPQKMLFLDPLCWAPLHEKTDVHRHRLEVKHCGPGWPSFSRASSTLWTGKSLVVHRARAGEPERSEQGKGWQPEVQKENEKPRRRRRAWKARGQVPDQDLDGFVSKRRGNLPTAKANMAMKEKPPRLSSGLTSLLHVHQKLMTTRQPPSQQTNPFLDRSPWTVGYTKKATDLPQSASASSLPREDPSSESIANSTFLKAPTDLEMLASVSTHSAVSPALVAALQDARIRAQGANAPAYQPVPVGPAQIPVPDGGWGRLHVVGGRLGGRRLMMPRRGDVRPMMAKVKEALFSMLQRMGVLGCVGEQQLRVLDLFSGSGALSVEAFSRGAQWALLTDSSLDSCEAATVNMQYCGVAERSYIVRASVEELLLVPERYMRLPNQLVDQTRVMRTIRKLCKERVLEAQTLLENLRTSQGLSSSSSKSDSDSHVELGDGVSRDALTQPEHEPRVLAEVGSTSSGRLLERLVNEALITEKEFGREHTYGLVFLCPPYTKVVYKDLIQLLLDCCIVGDDAVIVVEYPKEIGCLPYLIRSEASSAALVGLRNRAYGRTCIAVYCKQKFFSVAELAHLQRSSPSPTCMHESLTTGENLKVASACGDENFPVSESHESNTNTAPSETAKQAQCYLTVPRRSGVHADRAALKNLLPVSSLWYGQQRPEEFVPLGMRRQQLVAEGWIEKKPAAGRRRTTPDKLRDDHDPEPGKTQLD; this is encoded by the exons ATGAAGGGATTTCCGGTCTCGCGTGGCAGTTCACCGCTTCCGCCCCTCTTACACTGCCTCGTTGTCTTCTTTATTCTTGTCGCCTTTAAAgcgcttttttctcctcaggCCGATATTTATACACCTCTCCTAGGTGCTACCGCCACCATCCTTCAAAAGAGAGTGCTTTTGCCCACTCTTTCGTACCCGTCCCGTAGAGAAGCTGCTGCCTGCCGAGCTGCCGGCTCGTTATCGCGGCCGAAATTTGGCGACAGCACAAACTTGAATTCATTCTGCCCGCCAGCGAGGAACCCGTTTCTTACAGCGGGAAAGAGCTCGCGGAAAAACCCGGAGCACTCGTGTTTTTGGACTTTCTGTCCTGGGTTTTCCCCTGAAAAAGGCGACGGCAATTCTACCCCTGAATGCCGTAGAGAGCATATCGACAATCTGGTCACAAAAGGCGCCCACAGCCGAAACTTTCCCCTACACAGTCCTCCACTATGCGGCAAGTTCGCGCGACACGAAACCACAGACTATCCTTGCCGGTTTGTCAACGCAGTTGATTTTTATTCTCTGGAGGTCCACCCGAATTACTGCGTTCCTGACAACGGAACGCGTCTCGCCGCAGCTTGTGCCTTTCCGCGAACGTTTGTGCGAGGCCGTTTAGATTTCGCTCCACAGCATGCGTCCGGCCGTGTCTTGCCTGCTTTCCACTGCAGCATTTCCCATTTGAAGCACCAACAGTCTTCGCCGCAGAAAATGCTTTTCCTCGACCCTCTGTGTTGGGCCCCTCTGCACGAAAAAACTGATGTTCATCGACACAGACTTGAAGTCAAGCACTGCGGCCCTGGTTGGCCCTCATTTAGCCGGGCGTCGTCGACGCTGTGGACAGGAAAGAGCCTCGTAGTACACCGGGCAAGAGCAGGAGAACCAGAAAGGTCCGAGCAAGGGAAGGGATGGCAACCGGAGGtacagaaggagaacgagaagccaagacggcggaggcgcgcttggaaggcgagagggcAAGTGCCCGACCAGGATCTCGATGGCTTTGTTTCcaaaagacgaggaaacctCCCGACAGCGAAAGCGAACATGGCGATGAAGGAAAAACCACCGCGGCTAAGTTCAG GCCTCACATCTCTGCTGCACGTCCATCAAAAGCTGATGACGACTCGGCAGCCGCCTTCGCAACAGACGAACCCCTTTCTTGACAGGTCTCCGTGGACAGTTGGTTACACGAAGAAGGCAACAGATCTCCCGCAGAGCGCGTCAGCCTCATCGCTGCCTAGAGAGGATCCATCAAGCGAATCGATCGCCAACAGTACTTTCCTGAAAGCTCCAACGGACCTGGAGATGCTGGCTAGCGTCTCAACACACTCGGCCGTCTCCCCTGCACTGGTTGCAGCTTTGCAAGATGCACGGATCCGAGCCCAGGGAGCGAATGCGCCTGCCTATCAACCTGTGCCCGTTGGGCCTGCTCAGATTCCTGTCCCCGATGGGGGGTGGGGACGTTTGCATGTCGTTGGCGGCCGCTTGGGTGGCCGGCGCCTCATGATGCCTCGTAGAGGCGATGTCCGACCCATGATGGCAAAG GTGAAGGAAGCGCTGTTTTCCATGCTTCAGAGAATGGGTGTCTTGGGCTGTGTCGGCGAGCAGCAGCTAAG GGTTCTGGACCTTTTCAGTGGCAGTGGGGCTTTGAGCGTCGAGGCGTTCTCTCGGGGAGCACAGTGGGCTCTTCTGACCGATTCTAGCTTGGATAGCTGTGAG GCCGCCACAGTGAATATGCAGTATTGTGGAGTCGCAGAGCGCTCGTACATCGTCCGGGCGTCTGTTGAAGAGCTCCTTCTGGTCCCTGAACGCTACATGCGTCTTCCGAATCAGCTAGTGGACCAAACGCGAGTGATGCGAACGATTCGAAAGCTCTGCAAAGAAAGAGTATTGGAAGCACAGACTCTGCTTGAAAACCTGCGTACTTCACAAGGTTTGTCAAGTTCCTCGTCGAAGTCCGATTCAGACTCACACGTGGAACTGGGCGATGGAGTTTCGCGAGACGCACTCACGCAACCTGAGCATGAACCAAGAGTCTTAGCGGAAGTGGGGTCTACGTCTAGTGGGCGTTTATTAGAAAGACTGGTGAACGAGGCTCTTATAACCGAGAAAGAATTCGGAAGGGAGCACACGTACGGCTTGGTGTTCCTCTGTCCGCCATACACCAAGGTCGTGTATAAGGATCTAATCCAG CTTCTGCTTGACTGCTGCATCGTTGGCGACGACGCTGTTATTGTAGTGGAGTACCCAAAAGAGATCGGCTGTCTGCCGTACCTG ATTAGAAGCGAGGCGTCTTCAGCTGCGCTCGTTGGTCTCAGGAATCGTGCCTACGGTCGCACTTGCATCGCCGTGTACTGCAAACAgaagtttttctctgttgcagAACTGGCGCACCTTCAGCGcagttctccctctcccacCTGTATGCATGAGTCACTCACCACCGGCGAAAACTTGAAAGTTGCTTCAGCTTGTGGCGACGAAAACTTTCCTGTAAGCGAGTCTCATGAGTCAAACACGAACACGGCACCTTCTGAAACGGCGAAACAAGCACAATGCTATCTGACGGTGCCGCGCAGGAgtggagtgcatgcagacagagcGGCGTTGAAAAACCTTCTCCCGGTCAGTAGTCTTTGGTATGGTCAGCAGAGACCGGAGGAGTTTGTCCCCCTTGGGATGCGGCGACAGCAGCTTGTTGCAGAAGGCTGGATTGAAAAGAAACCAGCAGCgggacgcagaagaacaaCCCCCGACAAATTGAGGGACGACCACGATCCGGAACCTGGGAAGACCCAACTCGACTAA
- a CDS encoding Toxoplasma gondii family D protein (encoded by transcript TGME49_272240~Signal peptide predicted by SignalP 2.0 HMM (probability 0.680) with cleavage site probability 0.539 at residue 27): MKLVAAVAVPGLTVFALGIPFLQEVTAGPTRRGQTLQQRASAFTARASDRYEGGGHYNQHGNSQYFQYEGAQDQYSPKYHGGKKGGYTTTTTVPPLPVQIVTECFQVPYSINKTCYKDEIVSSPYDCPSAGSQEVCRAVQQETPDTCYRIVPREVQYECPKAQNQRLCSQMPVTIAKTCKKTKREKVLSSCPKTLVMPECEVQSRAVPDTCYESKAVTEEYECWGTEAAMECDVEMHEYEAECTREVQVPVPYDYNETVAEKQCSKKMHTKKGVCMKTILEEEQYPCPETKWEKRCTPTSKVVQEPCQKPIVAQETYDCSETRMEHVSKTCSRRVPRKTAVERCGAPQPKKYEHHPTSKKLRRLGPQKKGSLCQTVEMITEEIETYPCTEEVAVVVPKVCSRDVTRQVTQMCNRQVPDESCGMESVSVPKMCSRQVSKNVEVPCNSQKEEEVCNDVPRHVTKKGYRFETKIETYPCPKQEFAERCYEVKRPRRNVCQATIFETEAKACSRQEFQEVCHDKEQLVSQPCLEEQETQIDIPCHDHTTEEKCVNVPIYTMGLCSTVIEEVEEYPCSKTEPAIQCQNMPTERLGTCFRDSTQTVPYDCYEKAYEEKCVELPVTQPPAPQPHKKKPAKK, encoded by the coding sequence ATGAAGCTTGTAGCTGCTGTCGCAGTCCCAGGACTGACAGTTTTCGCCCTTGGTATTCCTTTCCTTCAAGAAGTTACTGCCGGGCCCACGAGACGCGGGCAAACACTCCAGCAACGTGCGTCGGCATTCACAGCTCGAGCATCAGATCGTTACGAAGGTGGCGGGCACTACAATCAACATGGCAATTCCCAATATTTCCAGTATGAAGGGGCTCAGGACCAGTATTCCCCAAAATACCATGGCGGCAAGAAAGGCGGGTACACAACAACGACAACCGTACCCCCACTTCCAGTTCAGATCGTCACGGAGTGTTTCCAAGTCCCATACAGTATCAACAAGACCTGCTACAAAGACGAGATTGTGAGTAGTCCGTACGATTGTCCTTCAGCGGGTTCTCAGGAGGTCTGTCGAGCTGTCCAGCAGGAAACGCCGGACACCTGCTATCGCATTGTCCCACGAGAGGTTCAGTATGAGTGTCCAAAGGCACAGAATCAGAGACTGTGTTCCCAGATGCCCGTTACCATTGCAAAAACAtgcaagaagacaaagagggaAAAAGTCCTGAGTAGCTGCCCGAAAACGCTCGTCATGCCCGAATGTGAGGTTCAATCCCGTGCTGTTCCGGATACTTGTTACGAGTCAAAGGCTGTCACTGAGGAGTACGAGTGTTGGGGGACGGAGGCGGCTATGGAATGCGACGTTGAAATGCATGAATATGAAGCGGAGTGCACACGAGAAGTGCAAGTCCCTGTCCCATACGACTACAACGAGACTGTTGCCGAAAAACAGTGTTCGAAGAAAATGCATACAAAGAAAGGTGTGTGCATGAAGACGATTCTGGAAGAGGAGCAGTATCCGTGCCCTGAGACAAAGTGGGAAAAAAGATGTACGCCGACATCCAAGGTGGTTCAGGAGCCTTGTCAGAAGCCGATTGTCGCCCAGGAAACGTACGACTGCAGTGAAACCCGCATGGAACATGTTTCGAAGACGTGTTCCCGCCGGGTTCCAAGGAAGACCGCCGTTGAGCGTTGTGGTGCCCCGCAACCGAAGAAGTATGAACACCATCCAACAAGCAAGAAACTCCGTCGTTTGGGGCcgcaaaagaaaggaagtTTATGTCAGACTGTAGAAATGATCACTGAGGAGATTGAAACTTACCCCTGTACGGAGGAGGTCGCTGTGGTCGTCCCGAAAGTTTGTTCGCGAGACGTGACTCGCCAAGTTACTCAAATGTGCAACCGACAGGTTCCCGACGAGAGCTGCGGTATGGAATCTGTGTCTGTCCCGAAGATGTGCTCTCGACAAGTTTCGAAGAACGTAGAGGTTCCGTGCAACAGccagaaggaggaggaagtcTGCAACGACGTTCCGCGTCATGTAACGAAAAAAGGATATCGATTTGAGACGAAAATAGAGACCTACCCGTGCCCGAAGCAGGAGTTCGCCGAGCGCTGCTATGAAGTCAAGCGCCCTAGAAGGAATGTCTGCCAAGCTACGATATTCGAAACGGAAGCGAAAGCATGCAGCCGCCAAGAATTTCAAGAGGTATGCCACGACAAAGAACAGTTAGTTTCCCAACCGTGTTTGGAAGAGCAGGAGACACAAATAGACATCCCCTGCCACGACCACACAACGGAGGAGAAGTGCGTCAATGTCCCCATATATACAATGGGCCTCTGTTCGACGGTTATCGAAGAGGTCGAGGAGTATCCTTGTTCGAAAACCGAACCCGCTATTCAATGCCAAAATATGCCCACCGAACGGCTGGGGACCTGCTTCCGCGACTCAACTCAAACTGTGCCGTACGACTGCTATGAGAAGGCATACGAAGAAAAATGCGTCGAACTCCCCGTCACTCAGCCTCCGGCGCCGCAGCCTCACAAGAAGAAGCCCGCGAAAAAGTGA